Part of the Varibaculum massiliense genome is shown below.
CTTTTAATTCTTCTAGCTGCGCAACGTGGGCCGGCAGCTCCCGGTTAGCCAAAATCCCCGCGTGAATCAGCGGGTGCAGAGTTTTTACCCGCCCGTCTAGGCATTCGGGAAACCCGGTTACCTGGGAAACTTCAGTTACCTCTACCCCGGCAGCGGCAATCTGATGGGCGGTAGAACCGGTGGAAATAATCTCTACCCCAGCAGCCTGTAGGCTTTTTGCCAGTTTATCCAGACCGGTCTTATCGTACACGCTGACCAGGGCACGTTTAATGGGTTTAATTTCGCTCATGACGCGGGATCCTTTTGTTGCATTCTTTGTCCAGCCCAGGCGAGCGACTGTCCCTTTACGTTCCCCAGTGGTAATCCACTTTTTTCGCCAGTCACGTAAAAACCAGTCTACCCTGCTGGCTTCGGCGACGAAAGTTAGTCTTGGTCGGGAATTTCAATAGCTTGGGTGGAGGTATCGTCCGCATCGCGGTGCGGTTTGCCAGCTTTTAGCCGTCCTCGTTTGAAAAGTGAGCGTTTGATTGCTGGCCGCGTGAGCTCTGCTGCTGGGAGCCGCTTAGCAGAGGATTTTATTTTTTCTAGTTCTTGCTGTTCTTTAGCAATAACTTCATCGGTTTTGCGTTCTGCCCAATCGGTGACTAAATCTTTGATTTCTTCGGTGTCAGCCGGGAGCGCGCCGCGAGAGCGGGCAAAGATTTCTTGCGGAGTTGGCGGAGCCGGGCGGGTCGGCTCTGGGGACTCCTGCTCACTTGCTGTTTCACTGTCCGAGTTACCGGTGGTTTCGGAGGTGCTTTCTTCGGGGACATTTTCGTTGTTTTCTTCCCGCTCGTCCTCATGCTCACTTTCTTCATTAGCGAGAGTTTCTGGCTCATCAGCTTCAGGCAGTTCGCGCGTCTGGGGAATCTCTGTCGTTTCCTCCCCTTCCACGACTGGGGAGGCTTCTGGCGACTCACTTTCTGCCGCATCTTCGGTTGCGTTTTCTTCTTTTTCAGTGGCGGTCTGCTCGCCTTCTGCTGCGTCCGCGGCCTTAACGGTAGTATCGCTGCTCAAAGGAGTCCAGGAGCGGTAACCTTTCGCTTTTTCTTTCGCGGCTGCAAAACCTTGGCGGCTAGCGCGCACACTCGCCCTCTTGACCTTAAAAAATTTATCTGCCAAATAGGCGCGGGCGTGGGGATGCAAAACCGTTCCTACCAGTATAATTGGCACCCAAACCAGGAATAATCCCATGGCGGCAACAGCCAATGGATGCGCCCCCCAGGCAGACATCCGTCCCGCGCCGATAGAACCGGAGGCTAAGAAACAGAACCAAGTGGTCAAAAAGGTAAATAAAAGCCCTCCCACAAGGAAAGATGCTACGTGTGAAAAGAAGTCAACCCGAGCCATTACGGTATAAAACAGATATCCAACCATCAGGCTAAGTACCGCAATCAACGCCAATACCCAATATCCGGGGGTTTGGGCAGGTAGCGCCCCCAGGATAGGCACTGCCGGAATCGGGCCAGCTTTCACCTGAGTTAAAGAACGGATAGTGCCGGTACCCTGCTGGAATCCCGGCCCCAAAATCCAGGCTAACGCCCAGGTCTGAACGGTAGGCAGATAGAGCAGTTGCGCCAACCACATGAGGGCGCCTGCCCCCAGGGATACCCCGTACAGGTCATAGATTTTATTTACTGCCGTGATATGGGAAAACACTTGGGCGAGCACCAGAATCAAGGTGACAATCCCGAAGAACATAAACATTTGCCATCCGGCACGTACCCCGGAAACTACCCAGCCAGGCACCGTCCAGGTGCTATTAGTTCCGTCCCAACTGCGCTCATCGCGGTCGATTCCCAGGCGACGATTTTCCAGATCTTGTCTATAGGCGCGGTCGGGCTGGCGCATCCGCAGGATGAGAGTCCGGCTCCACGCCGTAAAACGGTTAAAATCAGCAGCTAGACGCGCTTTAGGACGGAGCAGCGAAGGTTTTTCGGTATCGGGACGCTGATCGCGGTCAAATAGGTAAAAAGCGTAGGCAACAGCGGCAAGACCGTGTAGGAACGCCCAAAAAAACAAGCCTCCCAGACTATAGGCTCCGCGGATTGCTAGACCCACCAGGGTGGCAATTGCCGCTTGCGCAAAAGGATAAGCCCACAGGATGGTTTTACTTTCGAGGACGAAACTATGTGCTAGGCGCCCAGCTAACCACAGGTAGGCAATCCACAGTCCCAAAGGAATCACCGATAAGGTGGCGGCTCCACCGAGGGTGCCGCTTAGGGGAACCCCGAAGCCTAATGCCCAGACGCTGGCGCCTACTGTCAGGGATTCCGTCCAGACAGTATCCACCATCCAGGGGTTGCCAGAGGTGGAAAAATACACTCCCGCACTGATCGCTAAGAAAATTATCCAGGGAAATATGCAGGTGATGAGGGCGGCGGCCACCATCCGGGGAATCCCTCGCGGAATCCTCACGGTGAGGGTGCGCCGCCCCTTTTGGGAGCTAGCTACGGTTTTGTTTCCAGCCGATTTTGCGGATACTTTCCCAGCAGGGGAAGTTTTCTGTCTTGCTAGCCGCAATTTCCCGCCTAAGGGGCTCCCCTTACCTTTCTTGGTGCCGCCGGAGCCATTCTTGACTTTGTCGGAATACTTATTTTTGCCCCCCGGACGCTCAG
Proteins encoded:
- a CDS encoding cell division protein PerM, with the protein product MGAAPSAAPTTIIQRGAGLSAVRLNGSTAKKWTIVGMLRRPKVPKIPRQPAGARKVSAYTSVGKSPKPEKKNARKSGTERPGGKNKYSDKVKNGSGGTKKGKGSPLGGKLRLARQKTSPAGKVSAKSAGNKTVASSQKGRRTLTVRIPRGIPRMVAAALITCIFPWIIFLAISAGVYFSTSGNPWMVDTVWTESLTVGASVWALGFGVPLSGTLGGAATLSVIPLGLWIAYLWLAGRLAHSFVLESKTILWAYPFAQAAIATLVGLAIRGAYSLGGLFFWAFLHGLAAVAYAFYLFDRDQRPDTEKPSLLRPKARLAADFNRFTAWSRTLILRMRQPDRAYRQDLENRRLGIDRDERSWDGTNSTWTVPGWVVSGVRAGWQMFMFFGIVTLILVLAQVFSHITAVNKIYDLYGVSLGAGALMWLAQLLYLPTVQTWALAWILGPGFQQGTGTIRSLTQVKAGPIPAVPILGALPAQTPGYWVLALIAVLSLMVGYLFYTVMARVDFFSHVASFLVGGLLFTFLTTWFCFLASGSIGAGRMSAWGAHPLAVAAMGLFLVWVPIILVGTVLHPHARAYLADKFFKVKRASVRASRQGFAAAKEKAKGYRSWTPLSSDTTVKAADAAEGEQTATEKEENATEDAAESESPEASPVVEGEETTEIPQTRELPEADEPETLANEESEHEDEREENNENVPEESTSETTGNSDSETASEQESPEPTRPAPPTPQEIFARSRGALPADTEEIKDLVTDWAERKTDEVIAKEQQELEKIKSSAKRLPAAELTRPAIKRSLFKRGRLKAGKPHRDADDTSTQAIEIPDQD